Genomic segment of Pseudodesulfovibrio sp. JC047:
TAAAAATGCCTTCGGCGACCAAAGAACCCTTTGAAAAGGGTTCTCTGGACTCTCCGAAACTTTTTATCGCTCGCTTCGCTCGAGGCTGTCGGTAGCCTCAGTTCGAGCGGCTCTTGGAAAGACGTTATAAAAAATTGCATTTTTTACAGACTCTTTTGAAAGATTTTAAAAAGTACATTTTCTGCAAAGGTTCTTAATTCTATAATTTTCCCTTCTTCTCTCTTACTTCTTTACCCATCCCCTCCTTCTTCAATCCCACTCAATCGATAACGGATGCCCTCGCCGAAGGCGCGCCAAAAAGTTCTGGAGGGGAGTCCAGAGGGGAACCTCTTCCAAGAGGTTCCCCTCTGGCCGCCGGAGGCATCCCTCATCCCATACCCCACACGACAGCCGTGCCCTTACGCGAACACGCACACCTGCCGAAGGCACACAAAAAGTTTAGGAAAAAAGAGAGATAGGGGGTCTGGGGGAAAGGGAGAGAAAACCCCTTTTCAAAGGGTTTTTCTCTCCCTTTCCCCCAGCCGCCGGAGGCAATTCTTACTTACTTATTCAATCCTGGTGTGCGAATGAACATGCCGGGCTTGATTCCGGGATAGTCACATTGCAGGACATGTTTTTGACCGGGATGGGAGACATCGAGCCGTTCGCCGAGATCATTTTCCACACTAAATTCGGTGGATGACAAACGTGGCCGAACCATGCCGGGAATCAATAATTCCATATCGTTGGAAGTTGTCCAACGGGATTTGGTCTGAATACACCACTTGCCGTCCGCAAGGGGTTCAAGCACCCGGGCCAAAACCGAATGTTTTTCACCGGGGGCAGGCGGTTCGGCAATAACGCCACGAGCCTGGGGATCAAAAAAACCTGTGGTCAGAGGCCGGGTGGCCGCATTGACCAATTCAAACAAATATTTTTCTGCCTGAAATTGATTGAGCGCAACGTCATTCAACCCGGTCCGATAGGCATCCACCACCTGAGCAAGATAGGCGGAACTCTTGGTCCGACCTTCCAGCTTGATTGACGCAACCTTCATGCGGGCGAACCATTCGAGATAATGCAGCAAACAGAGATCTTCCGCCGCAAAAAACTTTGTCCACCGCTCGGTATCCAGAGCGATCGAAACCGCTGGATCAGCCACGGCATCAGCATCGGCTGCCGTGTCGAAAACGAAATCATCAGACGGCGTATCAAAGGTAAAATCATCACACGGGGACGGTCCTTCTTCCCGAATCTCCCACAGATTCTCGCCGGGACGGGTCCGCTCCTCGAATGTCACGGACGTGGGCCGATATTCATAGCGGCACGGATGGGAACATTCACCCAAATTACCGGGACGATCGTTCAAAAGCGCGGACATGTAACAGCGACCGGAAACAGCCATGCACATGGACCCGTGAACAAACACCTCCAGCTCCATGTTCGGCATCTGTTTACGCACGACTTCGAGCATCTCGGTCAACTCGGCAGAACGCAATTCACGCGCCACATTGACCCGTTTGGCACCATTTTCACGCCAGAAGCGCACGGATTCCGAATTGGATGTATTGGCCTGCGTGGACACATGGACGGGTATCTCGGGCAGTTCTCGGCGTAACAATCGAATCACGCCGGGGTCGGCCGCGATCACGCCGTCGGGCTTGAGTTCACCCAGGGTTTCGATCTGCTCGCGAACCTGCGCCATCATGGATTCACGCGGATAGACGTTGAGGGTATAATAGGCCTTGACCCCCGCCTCTTTGGCCTTGGCCAGACCAAGAGCGAGGCTGTCCTTGTCAAAACCTCCGGCTCCCGCTCGCAGATTCAGGCCATCGCCGCCAAGATAGACGGCATCCGCACCATATAAAATGGCGGTCTCCAACTTTTCCATGTCACCCGCTGGTGCGAGTAACTCCGGTATATATGTACGAGTCTCTGACATGGGCGCCACGCTACATGAAACAGCATCGGTTCGCCAGCGGGAAATACGCCCTGTTCAGCCATTTCCCCGCCTTTTTGCAGGCTTTGACCGACAAATGACGTTGCGAAAAAATTTCACTGAAAAAGGTTTGTGTCCTCAAATGACCGTGGACACAAAAACACCCGCACCGACGAATCGATGCGGGTGAGTCATGAACGAGAGAAACGCGGTTAGTCCCAGGTGCGCTTGTCTTCGATGGGTCGGATCTGCGGAGGCAGCGTCCCAGGAGCAAGCACCTTGAGAATCGGGCGCAGTTTGATTTTTTCACGGAACAGGTGCAACAGCTCGTCTTCCTGATTGAACTGTCCTGCTTCGATGGACAAAATCATTTCATCGATGCCACCGGGGTTGGTGACTTCGATCTGCCAACGCTTGACCTCTTCGAAACGTGCCATGACCTGTTCGACCTGGTGCGGGTAGACAAACATGCCCTTGATACGGGCGGTGGTGTCCACGCGGCCGACAATGCCACCAAGACGGGGGCTGGTCCGGCCACAGGCGCAAGGAGAACGATCCAGATAGCCGAGATCGCCAGTAGCGAGTCGGATGAGCGGATACGTCCGATTGAACGCGGTGACAACGATTTCGCCGACTTCGCCGTCCTTGAGCGGGATACCCGTGTCAGGATGGCAAATTTCGACAAAGGCGCGGTTGGACAGATGCAGTCCGTTTTTGTGGAAGCATTCGTATCCGATACAACCAACGTCAGCCGTGCCGTAGCCCTGACGCATGATGCAGTCGAATTTCTTTTCCAACGTGGAGCGCATCTTTTCAGAGAATTTTTCGCCAGTGACAAAAGCGACTTCGAGGAACAGGTCCTTCCGCAGGGACAGACCCATTTCTTCAGCTTTCTGAGCCAAATGCATCAGATAGCTGGGAGTCCCGACATAGCCGGTCACGCGCAACTTCTGCATGATTTCGATCTGCGAATTGGTATTACCGGGTCCGGCGGGGACAACGGCGCAGGAAAGATTGCGAAGGGGTTCTTCGAACATCAGCCCGGCGGGAGCGAGATGGTAATTGAAGGTGATCTGGGACAGGTCACCGGAACGGAATCCGGCGGCGTAGAAGCCTTCGGTCCATCCCCAGTAGTCTTCGGAACGGTCTTCCGGATCAAAGATCGGTCCCGGCGACAGGAAAACACGCTGCAATTCGCCCAAATCCTTGGTCAGCAACCCGCCAAGACGGGGTCCCATGGACTGAAGAAAGATGAGTTCTTTTTTCTTGATAATAGGGATATGCTTGATGTCATTGAGTACGCGGAACTTGTCCACATTGAACTGAGCACGATCAAAACGCTTCTTGACGTCCTCGGAATACCT
This window contains:
- a CDS encoding peptidase U32 family protein, which encodes MSETRTYIPELLAPAGDMEKLETAILYGADAVYLGGDGLNLRAGAGGFDKDSLALGLAKAKEAGVKAYYTLNVYPRESMMAQVREQIETLGELKPDGVIAADPGVIRLLRRELPEIPVHVSTQANTSNSESVRFWRENGAKRVNVARELRSAELTEMLEVVRKQMPNMELEVFVHGSMCMAVSGRCYMSALLNDRPGNLGECSHPCRYEYRPTSVTFEERTRPGENLWEIREEGPSPCDDFTFDTPSDDFVFDTAADADAVADPAVSIALDTERWTKFFAAEDLCLLHYLEWFARMKVASIKLEGRTKSSAYLAQVVDAYRTGLNDVALNQFQAEKYLFELVNAATRPLTTGFFDPQARGVIAEPPAPGEKHSVLARVLEPLADGKWCIQTKSRWTTSNDMELLIPGMVRPRLSSTEFSVENDLGERLDVSHPGQKHVLQCDYPGIKPGMFIRTPGLNK
- a CDS encoding AMP-binding protein, with protein sequence MTRKDRTEGIYSRREVLDESERRQYYQLQLKELLSYAYRYSEDVKKRFDRAQFNVDKFRVLNDIKHIPIIKKKELIFLQSMGPRLGGLLTKDLGELQRVFLSPGPIFDPEDRSEDYWGWTEGFYAAGFRSGDLSQITFNYHLAPAGLMFEEPLRNLSCAVVPAGPGNTNSQIEIMQKLRVTGYVGTPSYLMHLAQKAEEMGLSLRKDLFLEVAFVTGEKFSEKMRSTLEKKFDCIMRQGYGTADVGCIGYECFHKNGLHLSNRAFVEICHPDTGIPLKDGEVGEIVVTAFNRTYPLIRLATGDLGYLDRSPCACGRTSPRLGGIVGRVDTTARIKGMFVYPHQVEQVMARFEEVKRWQIEVTNPGGIDEMILSIEAGQFNQEDELLHLFREKIKLRPILKVLAPGTLPPQIRPIEDKRTWD